Part of the Catalinimonas alkaloidigena genome is shown below.
GGTATGTGCATAGGGTAAAGTTGCGGCAAAGCTACGGGAGAAGGTTCTAGAGTCTTTATTATCAGGTACATAGCCTTTATCGAGAAGCCAGTAATGGTAATCGCTAAATTTGGTTGTAGCATCGCCAGTATAACCATCTTCAGTAGAAATTCGGGTCTCAAAACCCTGCCATGCCTCCAGTTCATTGCCCAGGTGCCATTTACCTATGTAAGCGGTGGCATATTCCGAATCGTCTATGAGTTCAGGCAAGGTATTTATTGCTTCAGGTAAAGGAATATTATTCGTAGTTACTCCGGTGGTATGAGGGTACAAACCTGTCAGGATAGTAGACCTTGCCGGTGAACAATGCGGCTGCGTAACATACGCATTGATAAACACAATGCCCTCTTCACCTAACTTATTCAGATTAGGGGTTCTGATTTGCGCATTGCCATAGGGAGCAGAAGTATCATAACGTTGCTCATCTGTAAGCACAAAGACTAAGTTCGGTTTTTGTAGATGAGTGACTTCAGCGTTTTCCTGCTCAGACAGAGCACAAGCAGTAAGGTATAAAGAAATAGTGATGACTAATACCTTATGACTCATAGCAGCCCGTTTAGCAGAATACTTTAAATGTATGACCGTATCAAAAGATTTTGTTTGCAGTTTTTGAGAGAATATTCTACCTAAAAACATGTTTATACATTTGATACGGTCAATAAATCATTTAGTATCCCGGGTTCTGAGATAAATCAGCCTGAATATTCTTTTCAATTTCACTAAAAGGGATTGGCCACAGATCATTATGATCGGCATAGGTATCACCATCAAATGGGTTGTATTTTCTTGTTCTTTCTACCAGTTTACCTAAACGTGTGAGTGTGAGCAGGCGAAATTCCTCGAGATATAATTCACGAGCTCTTTCATCCAGTATATAATCAATGTCCACTTCGCCAGCAGAAATCGGGGGAGCCTGGGCACGGTTGCGTACCATATTGATATCATTGGCAGCTCCCTGTTGATCGCCCATTCCCAGATAAGCCTCTGCTCTTAGCAAATAGGTTTCGGCCAGGCGAATGGCATACACATCACGGAAAGCATGATGGCTCCAGGAAAGTCCGCCTTCTACCACTGGATCTACCAAAAAGGCAGGTTCAGGCTGTTGGCCAGGCGTAGAGGTTTTGGTAATCCAGGGATACATGTTGCGGGTGGTATCATTGAGACTTGCCATTAATATGGGCAGATTGTCTTTGAAAATCCATTTTCCATTATGTTCGCTATCTGGATTACGGACAATAAAATCCCTCACAATGTTGGCCGATGAGTTTCTGATATCCTGATCGTATCCGCTTCTTTGCCATAAGGTTTCAAAGAAAAAGTGAGAAGGTCTGGTAAAGCCAGAGCTACGTCCTGCTGTATATGCATTGGGATTGGGGACAAGGGTACTACTAGAACCGTCAGAATTTTCAATTTTTGCCTGCCAGGCCCGGGGTGAGAAAAGACGCTCCAACAAAGGGCCACCCCCAAAACTTTGATCATAGCCACCAGGGGTTTGCCATTCGTACTGTAATACCCAGATAGCTTCTGTATTTCCACTGCTACGATTTTGATTGCCCTGGCGGAAAAGATCCCAGTATACATCGGTTTCATATTGAGGAATCAAAAACTTTTCATCTTTTAAGCTACCAAACCTTTCTGTCATGAGCGCAGTACTGCTATGATCAATCACGGCTGAAGCAGCATCTACCGCATCCTGCCATTGTTCAAGGGAGATATATATTTCAGATAATAAATGAAAGGCGGCAAGGCGGTTGAGTTTATGGTCAGGGGCACTATCGATATCTGGCAGGACGGCAGCAGCCTCTTCCAGATCAGCAGCAGCCTGCTGGTACACTTCTGCCCGGGATGCACGAGTATAATCTCTTTTGGGAGATTTAGTTTCACTCAGTACGAGCGGTACGCCACCGAAAAGATTAGCCAGCATTTTTAGCATGTAGCCCCGAAAAAACTTTGCTTCGGCAGTATAAGCAGCTTTCTCTTCGGCAGTTAGTTCATTGTTATCTGAATTGGCTCTTTCTATGATGACATTGGCATCAAAAATAATCCGGTAGGCAGGTCGCCATAAAGGATCATAAACCAGACTATTGTTAGTAGGCAATAGCAAAGATGATAAGTTTGTACCAAATCCGATATCTTTATGTAGATGGCATATATCTGTTCCCTGTATTCCAACATTGGGAAACATATTGGAACCTGCACTGGAGAAAAAGTCATCTCTTACCCGATTATAAAGTTTAAGTACGGCAGCTTCATAATCCGCACTGCTTACATAGGAATTTTCGGGAGAGTAAAAGTCAACAGGCTCTGTTTTCAGGAAATCATCTTCATCGCAGGCACAAAATACCAGGAGCATGCAAAGCATTAGTATTTTGTTTTGATACCCTAAAGTAATATATAATCTATGTTTGACATTTATATTAAAATACATGGTTGTTGCTTTTAGAATGTAACATTAATACCAAGTGAGTAACTTTCCATTACCGGCCTACCAGTACGGGTAATACCCTGACCTGTTTCGGGATCCCATCCCTCCCAGTCAGTGATTGTTAACAGGTTTCTGCCGCTAAGCGTAATTTTTACATCCTGTATGGATGCCCACTCTACCGAACCAAGGTTGTATGACAGAGAGACGTTTCTGAGGCGCACAAAACTTCTGGGAGAATAGCGAGTACCCGCAATACCGCCCGAACCTTTGATGCCCGGCCTTTGGTATTTTGCCCCAGGGTTTTCAGGTGTCCAGTAGTCTATCCCTTCAGGAAAAGTGATATTAAAATGATTTTCCTGATTATAGATCTGGAAGTCATAAAAACTCTCCTCGCCCAAATAACGATCTTTACCTCCCTGCACTGAGTTGATGAAAAGTCTGAAAGTGAATTTTTCATAATTTAGTACGTTGTTGATCCCAAACCGATAGGCAGGTAATCTATTACCAATAATTTTTCGGTCATTTCCATCAATCGCATTGTCATCATTAAGGTCAACTACTCGATAGGCACCAAACTCATACCCATTGGGAATTTCATCATCTACCTGCCAGATACCATCTATTTGGTAATCATATATTACTCCAGTGGATTGTCCGATGAATAAACCTTCTGAAACCAGATCATCCTCCTCTCCATCTCCATCCACATCAAAACCAAGCAAAGTATTGATTCTGTTTCTGTTGCTGGAAAAATTGAAATCGGTAGTCCAGGTAAAATTATTCCGCTGAATATTTACTGAGGAAAGTGATAATTCAATACCTTCATTATGTATTTCTCCCAGGTTATCAGGGAATATCTCAAAACGGCTGACACCCGGGATATCCACTTCATAAAGTAAATCGGTAGTATTATTGTTATAGTAATTAATAGAACCTTTCAAGCGACCGTTATTTACGCTGAAGTCAACTCCCAGATTAACGCCGGTAGTTTTTTCCCACCTGAGGTCTGGGCTTTCCAGGGCGCTTATCCACTGCGTAAAAAGCGGACTTCCATCTGCGGTTACATATCCAGGACCACCTGATACCTCAGCCAATGTTTGGTAGCGGCCGATGGTCCGATTTCCTGTGGTCCCATAGGAAGCTCTGAGTTTTAGAAAACTCACCCAATCCGATAAGGAATGCATAAATGATTCTTCAGATATCACCCATCCGACGGCTAAGGAAGGAAAAGTGCCGAATTTATTTTTTTCACTAAAGCCTGAAAAGCCATCTCTGCGTATGGTTCCGGTAATCAGGTATCTATCGAGTAGTTTATAGGAAATTCGGCCCATATTGTACAAACTGGATTCTTTCCATCCACCAGAGGTCACCCTTTGCTGATCGGCAGCGGCGGCTTGCAGTCTGTTGAAGCCCAGAACATCTTTGGCAAAGTTTGATCCTTCGGCATTTGTAAAAGACAACGCTCTTTCCTCAACTCCATACAAAAGGGTAACATCTATCTCATGACCGTTATTGAAGATTTTACTGTATGACAATATATTATCCAGGCTCCAGGTATATTCTTTATCATGTCTTTTATATCCATATCCTTGAAAGCTGGAGCCATGAGCGCCGAAATAATTGTTATCAATAGTCTGGTAATTATTGCCAAATCGCAGCTTATAATTCAGACCTTCAACCGGCAACTGAACGGTACCGGTGAGGTTTGCATTAATATTCAAACGCTTATCTTCTACATCGGCACCAGCCTCTATGATTGGATTTACAGGGTTACCGGTAGGGCGATCTACCAACTGTCCGTCTTCATCATAAGGATGAGCAAAAGGTTCAAGATATCGATCAGCCAAGCCAAAGGTTTGAGGTCCGTAGTCACTAAGGCTGATAAAACTTTGAACATCAACATCCAACCAATCCGTAATGGCACTTCCAAGATTGATTCTCCCATTAATTCTTTCGTAATATTCATCTATCAGATGGCCATCCTGCCGGGTATATCCTATGGAAGTAAAATAGTTATTATATTCTGTAGAGTTAGCAATGGACACATTATGTGTGGTAGTATAAGGATTGTCATTGGTGACATAATCGTACCAGTCAAAAGACCTTCCTAAATTAAATTGCCTGATTTCATGACTTGTTTTAAAGTTGGTAGTCTCCGTCCAGTCAGGGTTAGGTTCCAGGTATCCTGATACCTCGGTTCTACTTTGGAAAATGTCGGAATGAGCGATTTTTTCCATAAACCTATCCGGATTAGTTTGTGCCCTCAACTCATAGTGAGGCTGTTGAAATGAATATTGTCCTGAGTAGGAAATAACCGGTTTTCCTCCGGCTGCTCCTCCAGACTTGGTGGTAATCATGATCACTCCATTGGCAGCCTGTGAACCGTATATAGCAGTGGCTGATGCATCTTTAAGCACATCTACTGATTTAATATCATTGGGATTGATGTCTATCAACGCCCCTCGGTAGATCACCTGATCTACTACAATGAGGGGTGCCTGTTCGCCAGAAAGAGAAGTTTGCCCTCGGATAGAAATAGAGGGATTTTGACCAGCCTGGTTTACCTGAGACACATTCAATCCCGGTACAGTTCCCTGTAAACCCTCCATAACAGACACATTAGGTTGCTCACTAATCGCATCCATGTCAGCCCGGGCAATAGCGCCCGTTACATCTTTAGCTTTCTGGGTGCCATAGCCCACCACTACAATTTCTTCCAGGGACTGTATGTCGGGAGACATATTAATATCAATAGTAGACCGGCCATTGATCTCTACTTCCTGAGACATGTAACCAATGGAAGAAAATACCAGGGTAGTTATGTCATCAGCAACAGTCAGGCGATAATTACCGTCTACTCCGGTCACCGTACCAGTGGTAGTACCTTTAGCCAATACATTGACACCAGGAAGAGGCTCTCCACTTTCTCCATCGGTTACCTGGCCGCTGATGGTTTGTGCCAGCCTCATATGTTCCTGAACGGACAAAGGATCTAAGCTTGTCAGCATACTAACTTTGTTTGGTACGTATTGATTGTCATCTGCACCTACCTCTTTGGGAAGTATTTTTTTAGGCAGTTTATTTTCTTTAGGTGTAATGACAAAGTGTACCTCATCCAACTGTTTAAATTCCAGTCCATGCGGTTTCAACACCGTTTCTAAAGCCTGCTTAAGTTCCTGTTTTTTCCAGCGCTGAGTGTTGACCGCTTTTCCGGCTACCAGGTCTTCCTGATAACCAAAAGTGACCTGGTGCTGTGCTTTGATTTTTTCCAGCACCTGATCCAGGCTCATCGTCTTATCATCCTGAGCATGCGTGTTGGCCACTGATCTCACCGAAGCCAAAGGTTGTTGGGCCAGCGAAGGAATAACACTCACTCCACATAGCAGTAGGAACAGTAAAAATTTTGCTACAGAAAGTACATTATAATACATGTTGATTAGTTTTAGGATTGTGTAAATGAATCGCATAGCCTGTCAGGCAAATGCTCCCCACCCTTATGTTTGTCGGGCTTTCTTTTAAGTACTGCTTAAGGTGATCGTTTCATGTGTTTTTTCTACTTTAAGTTGAAAAATTTCGGATAAATAGCGAAGCATCATATCCAGGTCTGTGGTACGAAGTTCTGCCGTCATGATCATTTCCTCAGGCTCAACGCCCTGAGTAATGACAGTGTAGCCAAAGTGGTCTTCAATCAATTCTATCACCTCAGAAAGAGGGGCTTTTTCAAATACAAAAACTCCCGCAGTCCAGGATATATACTTTTCTGTTTGAGCTATGGCTTTGGTGATTTTTCCTTCCTGTACCGAGACGAGTTCGCCCGGTTGCATATGCACCTCTACCTTTTCAGACTTATTGATTGCCTGGGGTAAACTGAGGCGAATACTCCCTTCTTCAAGCAGTATTTGGTTTTCATCACGACGATTGTTTACGTTGAACCTCGTTCCCAGCACAGTAATTGCGACCTCATCCGAATAGACGACAAACTTCTGATCATCTTCGGTATGCACTACAGAAAAGTAAGCTTCCCCCTCCAGAGAGACAGTCCGTTCACTATCACCGAGCCATCCTGAGGAGTAGTGTAAACTGGAATTAGCCCCTAAGACAACTGATGATCCATCAGGAAGTATAAGCTCCTGAGTTTGGCCAAACTCAGTTTGGTAGCTGATGCCAAACAGAGCATGATTCACATCCTGTACCTTTAGCATCACAAATGTTACGGCGAGCACCAAGGCTATAGAGGCTGCTACGGCATACCATGGAAAAGCCATAATTTTTTGGTTTTTGACTTTATACCTGCCTGTAGAACGATTCTTTACTATATCACGCCACACCTGCGCTGCATCCTCCTCTGTGGGTTCATTCGCAGTGAAATGCATACTTCGCAAAATAGCAGCTGCCTCCAGAATATCCTGCCTTTGCTCAGGATGGTCTTGAAGCCATTTTTTCCAATAGATGTCTGCTGTTTCCTCTTCGGACAAGACCCAACGCTGAAAATAGGCGTCTGCTACAAATTCTTCTATTGAAAAGCTGCGGTAATCCATAATGGGTGTTTTATTATAAGTTCTTTGATTCACCCATTTTACCCCATGGCTTAGAAGAAATATTTCAAAGTTTATGGTTTGTACTAAAAAAAGAGAGCTATTTTAACATTAAATCAACAAAATGAAGGTTTTGATGCTTAATCTATAATTTTAATGGGAGAGAAAATTCCAGAAAGCTTAATACCAGATTTGATAACAGTAAAAATGGCTAAGGCAATATTGTTATCCCAGCAGGCTAAAAAGAGCAGTAATTAGAATCATTTTTTCCCGGAGAAAGGCTATGGCCCTAGCTACCAGTTTGTAGGTTGCTTTGGTGGAGATGCCCAGCACATGCGCTACAGCCTCGTAGGAAAGTTGGTCAAAAAATTTAAGAAAGATAACCTCACGCTGCTTCTGGGTCAGTAGGTTGAGCGCATTTTGTAGTTTGTCTCTTTGCCCGTCCTGGGTTTCCCGTAGAATAAATTTAGTTTCAACTGAGGTGTCAAAAGAAAAATGATAAGCCGCTTCAACAGCAACTGAGGGTGAGTTTTGTGCCTGAGCCTTCAGGATAATATTTCTTAAAGCTTTGTACTGATAAGGTTTGATAGCACGGATGCGAGAGGGTTTAGAGCGGTACTTCCAGAGATTAATAAATAAATCATGAATGCTGTCTTTTACTAGATCATGCTGATTGCATAGCTTCATCCCGTAATTATACAAGCTGCGAAAAGAAATCTAATACAATAAATCGAAAGCTGAATCATCACCTTTTATAAAGGACTCCCACAACTCTTGCTCAGAGCGTTTATGGGTTAGATGTGTAATTGATTTTCCAATAGCACTATCATGCTTATCCTTTGGCAGTCGGTTAAGCTCGGAGACGATGGACAAATGGCTCTCAGGCATGGTAGATCGTAATTCAAGTGTTTATAATTACACTCTTTTTTACATTATCGCAAGTAAACCACTATTTTACAAAAAATTTATTAGTCTTATTATCTACAATATATATGCTGACTCATTGAGTGCACCTCTATCAATATCTTCAACAATAATGTCTTTCAGCAAGTGACCACCTTCTTTCTGGGGCTTATCACGTATTCATAATTTATCTCTTCAAAATCCACGCTATACACTATCTCTTATCTCCTACATGGGTGTAGTCAAAGAAGTCTATTTATTGAGCCTGAAAAGTGCAATAATCGCTTATATTTAAATAGTATAGCAGTGTATTGTATACCCATTATAGTTGAGTTTCCCATGAAGATAGTTTAACAGTAGATTTACAAAACAATGCCTTGATAAAGCTAATCTGAATAAAAAGTTAGTGAAAGGCTCGAGAGTTTGCTACTTCTAGCGCTGTAATTAAATTACCAATAGTTTTATCTGAAGGAAATAAGCAAGATGAGAACTTAAAGCATACTAAATTATCATAAGCAATACGGTGACCCATTTAAGTGTATTAATCCTATCAAATATGCCTAAATGAAATAACTTGGTATGTGCTAAGAAAAACAGTAGAAACCAGCTATATTTTAGTATGCTTAGCCATAGGAATAAATTTATTGCTTAGTTTTTCTGGTAGATAGCAGCTTTATGAACAACAACTTTTTTTTTAATTTTCTATGATCTTCTTTCTCCAGCCATCACATGTTCTACTGAGTAGATGAAAGCGTCTTTTTATGATGAAAAAAACAAATCAAAAATACATGCAAATAAGTGCAGATAATAAATTTTAAGGAAGGATTATGCCAGGAATTGTTATATTTTTGATTGCTTATATTATTCATACGTTTATTTTTCAGGATTAAAATTGCTCAACGAGGCAAGCACGTGCTGAATTCACCACAAGGTATTGTAACTTTTAAAATATCCTGTGATCTGCTTCTCTCTATTTACTCCTGAATAGCTAATAATTTACTTTATCTTTCTCTTGATTTGAACAATCTTTATAAACAATGTGTACTAGTAAAGTGTAATTATATTATACAAAGCTACTAAGAATTCTTGTCCTGCCTGATGGCGATTCAGACCCTTCATGTATGGCCTATCTTACTAAACCGCGCTTATAAAAAATTTTACATTTATCTATGACTTATCAAACTCGTTTTGTTGATACCAACCGCTCAGCATTCTTCCCTACCTTACGCAAGCGTGTAAATCAACATTTTAAAGCAAAAGGTATATCGCCCTACGGCAATCGTAAAATGGCAGTAAAAACCATTGCCCTGTCTGTTATGTATCTGGGATCCTATGCTGCCATCCTTACCTTAGCAGTAAATCCCTGGTGGCTGCTACCCTTTGCTATTCTGATGGGAATAGGTAAAGCCGGTATTGGAATGTCTGTCATGCATGATGCATTGCATGGTTCATATTCTCGCAATGCTACTGTCAATCGTTGGGTAGGTTATCTTACTTATTTTATCGGAGCGAATCCCATTGTCTGGAAGATACAGCACAACGTGCTGCATCACACCTATACAAACATTCATGGTTTGGATGATGATATACGAAATAAGTTAATCATCCGCTTGAGCAAGCATGCTCCACTTCAGTGGATTCACCGGTATCAGCATATATACGTATTCTTCCTCTACGGCTTCAACACATTGTTTTTTATCATCAGTGATTTGGTTAAACTAATTGGCTATAACCGTAGCGGGATGGTTAAGCGTCAGAAAACCCAGATGAGCCTTGAGTTGACTAAACTTATTGTAACTAAAACATTGTACGTATTTTTCACTGTGGTACTACCCATGCTGGTTACCTCCTTATTTTGGTGGCAAGTGCTTATTGGCGTAGTGGCCATGCACCTTACGGCGGGATATATTCTTACTATGATCTTTCAGATGGCTCATATAGTAGAAGAGGTAGAACAACCCTTGACAAATGATGAAGGTAATATTGAGAATGCATGGGCTGTCCATCAACTAGAAACGACAGCTAATTTTGCCCGAAAGAATCGTCTACTCAACTGGTATGTAGGGGGACTCAATTTTCAAATAGAGCATCATCTGTTCCCGAACATCTGTCATATTCATTACGAGCAGATTTCGCCTATTGTAGAGCAGACAGCCAAGGAATTTAACTTACCTTACCATGAAAAGCACACTTTCGGTGAGGCGCTAAGCTCTCATATCAGAATGATGCGAAACCTGGGAGAAATGACATCCACTTTACACACTACAAAACCTACACTAACATAAGGTGAAGTTATTGCACTTCAGTTTTTATGTTT
Proteins encoded:
- a CDS encoding RagB/SusD family nutrient uptake outer membrane protein, whose amino-acid sequence is MLCMLLVFCACDEDDFLKTEPVDFYSPENSYVSSADYEAAVLKLYNRVRDDFFSSAGSNMFPNVGIQGTDICHLHKDIGFGTNLSSLLLPTNNSLVYDPLWRPAYRIIFDANVIIERANSDNNELTAEEKAAYTAEAKFFRGYMLKMLANLFGGVPLVLSETKSPKRDYTRASRAEVYQQAAADLEEAAAVLPDIDSAPDHKLNRLAAFHLLSEIYISLEQWQDAVDAASAVIDHSSTALMTERFGSLKDEKFLIPQYETDVYWDLFRQGNQNRSSGNTEAIWVLQYEWQTPGGYDQSFGGGPLLERLFSPRAWQAKIENSDGSSSTLVPNPNAYTAGRSSGFTRPSHFFFETLWQRSGYDQDIRNSSANIVRDFIVRNPDSEHNGKWIFKDNLPILMASLNDTTRNMYPWITKTSTPGQQPEPAFLVDPVVEGGLSWSHHAFRDVYAIRLAETYLLRAEAYLGMGDQQGAANDINMVRNRAQAPPISAGEVDIDYILDERARELYLEEFRLLTLTRLGKLVERTRKYNPFDGDTYADHNDLWPIPFSEIEKNIQADLSQNPGY
- a CDS encoding SusC/RagA family TonB-linked outer membrane protein; the encoded protein is MYYNVLSVAKFLLFLLLCGVSVIPSLAQQPLASVRSVANTHAQDDKTMSLDQVLEKIKAQHQVTFGYQEDLVAGKAVNTQRWKKQELKQALETVLKPHGLEFKQLDEVHFVITPKENKLPKKILPKEVGADDNQYVPNKVSMLTSLDPLSVQEHMRLAQTISGQVTDGESGEPLPGVNVLAKGTTTGTVTGVDGNYRLTVADDITTLVFSSIGYMSQEVEINGRSTIDINMSPDIQSLEEIVVVGYGTQKAKDVTGAIARADMDAISEQPNVSVMEGLQGTVPGLNVSQVNQAGQNPSISIRGQTSLSGEQAPLIVVDQVIYRGALIDINPNDIKSVDVLKDASATAIYGSQAANGVIMITTKSGGAAGGKPVISYSGQYSFQQPHYELRAQTNPDRFMEKIAHSDIFQSRTEVSGYLEPNPDWTETTNFKTSHEIRQFNLGRSFDWYDYVTNDNPYTTTHNVSIANSTEYNNYFTSIGYTRQDGHLIDEYYERINGRINLGSAITDWLDVDVQSFISLSDYGPQTFGLADRYLEPFAHPYDEDGQLVDRPTGNPVNPIIEAGADVEDKRLNINANLTGTVQLPVEGLNYKLRFGNNYQTIDNNYFGAHGSSFQGYGYKRHDKEYTWSLDNILSYSKIFNNGHEIDVTLLYGVEERALSFTNAEGSNFAKDVLGFNRLQAAAADQQRVTSGGWKESSLYNMGRISYKLLDRYLITGTIRRDGFSGFSEKNKFGTFPSLAVGWVISEESFMHSLSDWVSFLKLRASYGTTGNRTIGRYQTLAEVSGGPGYVTADGSPLFTQWISALESPDLRWEKTTGVNLGVDFSVNNGRLKGSINYYNNNTTDLLYEVDIPGVSRFEIFPDNLGEIHNEGIELSLSSVNIQRNNFTWTTDFNFSSNRNRINTLLGFDVDGDGEEDDLVSEGLFIGQSTGVIYDYQIDGIWQVDDEIPNGYEFGAYRVVDLNDDNAIDGNDRKIIGNRLPAYRFGINNVLNYEKFTFRLFINSVQGGKDRYLGEESFYDFQIYNQENHFNITFPEGIDYWTPENPGAKYQRPGIKGSGGIAGTRYSPRSFVRLRNVSLSYNLGSVEWASIQDVKITLSGRNLLTITDWEGWDPETGQGITRTGRPVMESYSLGINVTF
- a CDS encoding FecR family protein, whose amino-acid sequence is MDYRSFSIEEFVADAYFQRWVLSEEETADIYWKKWLQDHPEQRQDILEAAAILRSMHFTANEPTEEDAAQVWRDIVKNRSTGRYKVKNQKIMAFPWYAVAASIALVLAVTFVMLKVQDVNHALFGISYQTEFGQTQELILPDGSSVVLGANSSLHYSSGWLGDSERTVSLEGEAYFSVVHTEDDQKFVVYSDEVAITVLGTRFNVNNRRDENQILLEEGSIRLSLPQAINKSEKVEVHMQPGELVSVQEGKITKAIAQTEKYISWTAGVFVFEKAPLSEVIELIEDHFGYTVITQGVEPEEMIMTAELRTTDLDMMLRYLSEIFQLKVEKTHETITLSST
- a CDS encoding RNA polymerase sigma factor; the protein is MYNYGMKLCNQHDLVKDSIHDLFINLWKYRSKPSRIRAIKPYQYKALRNIILKAQAQNSPSVAVEAAYHFSFDTSVETKFILRETQDGQRDKLQNALNLLTQKQREVIFLKFFDQLSYEAVAHVLGISTKATYKLVARAIAFLREKMILITALFSLLG
- a CDS encoding fatty acid desaturase family protein, with translation MTYQTRFVDTNRSAFFPTLRKRVNQHFKAKGISPYGNRKMAVKTIALSVMYLGSYAAILTLAVNPWWLLPFAILMGIGKAGIGMSVMHDALHGSYSRNATVNRWVGYLTYFIGANPIVWKIQHNVLHHTYTNIHGLDDDIRNKLIIRLSKHAPLQWIHRYQHIYVFFLYGFNTLFFIISDLVKLIGYNRSGMVKRQKTQMSLELTKLIVTKTLYVFFTVVLPMLVTSLFWWQVLIGVVAMHLTAGYILTMIFQMAHIVEEVEQPLTNDEGNIENAWAVHQLETTANFARKNRLLNWYVGGLNFQIEHHLFPNICHIHYEQISPIVEQTAKEFNLPYHEKHTFGEALSSHIRMMRNLGEMTSTLHTTKPTLT